The following are encoded together in the Actinoplanes sp. N902-109 genome:
- a CDS encoding SDR family NAD(P)-dependent oxidoreductase: MPENITVLITGATSGLGREVARALAGRGAHVVLHGRDAGRVEAFADQLRTTAAMVSTHVADLASLRSVGALAEQVSTAHPELNVLINNAGVGGGPPPHRRRELSADGYELRLAVNYLAPLLLTRLLLPVLRRNPPASVVNVASVGQAPVDLDDLRMDRRYDGAQAYFRSKFALVAATFDLAEADENKGVRINCVHPANYMDTAQVREAGIAPWCPPSAGVDPVLNLAIGPGSTDTGKYYDGTHQAKAHRAAYKPGARRDLRQVTDSILAPFTA, translated from the coding sequence ATGCCGGAGAACATCACTGTCCTCATCACGGGTGCCACGTCGGGCCTTGGCCGCGAGGTCGCCCGCGCGCTCGCCGGCCGTGGCGCCCATGTGGTGCTGCACGGACGCGATGCTGGGCGCGTCGAGGCCTTCGCCGATCAGCTACGGACCACTGCGGCCATGGTGTCCACCCATGTCGCCGATCTGGCGTCGCTGCGGTCGGTCGGTGCCCTCGCTGAGCAGGTCAGCACTGCCCATCCCGAGCTCAACGTGCTGATCAACAACGCTGGCGTGGGCGGTGGACCGCCGCCGCACCGGCGCCGCGAGCTCAGCGCCGACGGCTATGAGCTGCGACTCGCCGTCAACTACCTCGCACCGCTCCTGCTGACCCGGCTGTTGTTGCCGGTCTTACGCCGCAACCCGCCGGCCTCCGTGGTCAACGTCGCATCGGTGGGGCAAGCCCCGGTCGACCTCGACGATCTGCGCATGGATCGGCGCTACGACGGGGCACAGGCCTATTTCCGCAGCAAGTTCGCCCTGGTGGCCGCCACGTTCGACCTTGCCGAGGCAGACGAGAACAAGGGTGTGCGCATCAATTGCGTTCACCCGGCCAACTACATGGACACAGCTCAGGTGCGAGAGGCCGGGATCGCACCCTGGTGCCCGCCCTCGGCGGGCGTCGATCCGGTTCTCAACCTCGCGATCGGGCCTGGTTCGACGGACACCGGCAAATACTACGACGGCACGCATCAGGCGAAGGCGCATCGCGCCGCGTACAAGCCCGGTGCGCGCCGCGACCTGCGCCAGGTGACCGATTCGATCCTGGCACCGTTCACGGCCTGA
- a CDS encoding AfsR/SARP family transcriptional regulator has translation MWTGHGWVTPRRPKQRQVLALLILQAGSIVPTASLQREIWGDTPPKTADATLQLYITQVRRFLAGVIGATTREVMDQVLITRHGGYLLQAPESSDLDRFSAVMESGRNAARAGRNDQAARLYAEALGLWDGSTPLAGVPHGPLIAARIRLLQQDWLAVAGDYFEMELARGRYRNVLGPLMACAGQHPLHENLHRQLIRALIHSGQPAEAMAVFSRLRARLSQELGIDPAPETVQLRRRIGTSSGGTMMRALRETA, from the coding sequence GTGTGGACCGGCCACGGCTGGGTCACTCCGCGACGGCCAAAACAGCGACAGGTCCTGGCTTTGCTGATACTGCAGGCGGGGTCAATTGTTCCGACGGCATCGCTGCAGCGTGAGATCTGGGGAGACACTCCGCCGAAAACCGCGGACGCGACGTTGCAGCTCTACATCACCCAGGTGCGCCGTTTCCTCGCCGGTGTCATCGGCGCCACGACCCGCGAGGTCATGGATCAGGTGCTGATCACCCGGCACGGCGGATACCTGCTGCAGGCGCCCGAATCGAGTGACCTGGACCGGTTCTCAGCGGTGATGGAGTCGGGGCGCAATGCCGCCCGCGCCGGGCGGAACGATCAGGCGGCACGGCTGTACGCGGAGGCGCTGGGTCTCTGGGACGGCAGCACCCCGCTGGCCGGGGTCCCGCACGGCCCGCTGATCGCAGCACGGATCCGGCTGCTGCAGCAGGACTGGCTCGCGGTCGCTGGGGACTACTTCGAGATGGAGCTCGCGCGCGGTCGCTACCGCAACGTTCTCGGTCCGCTGATGGCATGCGCGGGCCAGCATCCGCTGCACGAGAACCTGCATCGGCAGCTCATCCGTGCCTTGATCCATAGCGGCCAGCCCGCAGAGGCGATGGCGGTCTTCTCGCGCCTGCGGGCCCGCCTCAGCCAGGAGCTCGGCATCGACCCGGCGCCGGAGACCGTGCAGCTGAGGCGCCGGATCGGCACGTCGTCGGGCGGCACGATGATGCGGGCGTTGCGGGAGACCGCATGA
- a CDS encoding MFS transporter, protein MTATTVIGRRNAVTWLFATVAGLSVANMYYIIVLLPDIAADRHEPVGSFAGLLSVTQLGYAVGLLLIVPLGDVIDRRALCIALLACATAVLAAVPIVRGPLAPVMFFLLGLSSVTAMVIVPWGADLADPTERGRVVGRIMTGLILGTLLCRTYAGFLADLVSWQVVYWVAAVASASCALILRMVRPPVVAGGPAHSYTGLLASLPVLLIRVPQLWQRCLYGVLGFGGFSLFWSVLPLHLAQPPFRFGSVGLGLFGVLGTAGVAGASIAGRLADRGRQTVVTVAAFALAAVSFIALAAAPQALLVLVAATVTLDLGVQAAHITNQTVIYAAGTAARSRITTIYMVTYFAGGALGSAAGAILWRTEGWGAAMVVGAALTAAAGVIAVMLRVFRARNGSQREVTARTGPPGQS, encoded by the coding sequence ATGACCGCCACCACTGTGATCGGCCGGCGCAACGCTGTCACTTGGCTCTTCGCCACCGTCGCCGGCCTGAGCGTGGCGAACATGTACTACATCATCGTGCTGCTGCCCGACATCGCCGCCGACCGCCACGAGCCGGTCGGCTCGTTCGCCGGTCTGCTGTCGGTGACCCAGCTCGGTTACGCCGTCGGACTGCTGCTGATCGTGCCGCTCGGTGATGTCATCGACCGGCGGGCTCTGTGCATCGCGTTACTCGCTTGTGCCACCGCCGTCCTTGCGGCCGTTCCCATCGTTCGGGGTCCGCTCGCGCCGGTGATGTTCTTCCTGCTGGGCCTCTCCAGCGTCACCGCGATGGTCATCGTGCCGTGGGGTGCTGACCTGGCTGACCCCACCGAGCGTGGGCGCGTCGTCGGCCGGATCATGACTGGCCTCATCCTCGGCACCCTGCTGTGCCGTACCTACGCCGGTTTTCTAGCCGATCTGGTCTCGTGGCAGGTGGTGTACTGGGTGGCGGCTGTCGCATCCGCTAGCTGTGCCCTCATACTGCGGATGGTGCGTCCTCCGGTTGTCGCCGGCGGGCCCGCTCACTCGTACACCGGGTTGCTCGCGTCGCTGCCGGTCCTGCTGATCCGGGTGCCTCAGCTGTGGCAACGATGCCTGTACGGCGTGCTCGGCTTCGGCGGTTTCAGTCTGTTCTGGTCGGTGTTGCCGCTGCACCTGGCCCAGCCACCGTTCCGCTTCGGTTCGGTGGGCCTCGGCCTGTTCGGGGTATTGGGCACGGCCGGTGTGGCGGGCGCCTCGATCGCCGGCAGGCTGGCCGACCGCGGTCGGCAGACAGTGGTGACGGTGGCCGCATTCGCGCTCGCCGCGGTGAGCTTCATCGCGCTTGCCGCCGCCCCGCAAGCTCTGCTCGTGCTGGTGGCCGCCACCGTGACACTCGACCTCGGGGTGCAGGCTGCACACATCACCAACCAGACGGTCATCTATGCGGCGGGGACTGCCGCGCGCAGCCGGATCACCACCATTTACATGGTCACCTATTTCGCCGGCGGCGCCCTGGGCTCCGCGGCCGGCGCCATCCTTTGGCGAACGGAGGGCTGGGGCGCTGCCATGGTTGTCGGCGCCGCGCTCACTGCCGCCGCCGGCGTGATTGCCGTCATGTTGAGGGTATTTCGGGCCCGGAACGGGTCACAACGCGAGGTCACCGCGCGCACCGGCCCGCCGGGACAGTCATAA
- a CDS encoding BTAD domain-containing putative transcriptional regulator, producing the protein MENPPKDRLGLATSRSHTVAVLDGFRVGTLYPHPSSHSVWRVLVYLAVHGPASRHRVAGTLWPDATQERALGNLRSAVWRIQHTVPGITEAHRGSLRLAPTVSTDVELLVAEGTAVLADPTYVPEDISPLTGPGELTPDWNDDWILTERERLRLLRLSALDAVADRLLDAGRAQLALHVSLAAVRTDPLRESSCRQVIRAHLMMGNPAQAIEQYGRYASLLHDELGVEPERSTRDLLVSR; encoded by the coding sequence ATGGAAAATCCGCCCAAGGATCGACTCGGCCTCGCGACCAGTCGTTCGCATACGGTCGCCGTCCTCGACGGCTTCCGGGTCGGCACCCTGTACCCCCATCCATCGTCTCACAGTGTCTGGCGAGTCTTGGTCTACCTAGCCGTGCACGGCCCTGCAAGCCGGCACCGCGTCGCGGGCACTCTATGGCCAGACGCTACCCAGGAACGCGCGCTGGGCAACCTGCGGAGCGCGGTGTGGCGAATCCAGCACACGGTTCCCGGCATCACAGAGGCGCACCGCGGCTCGTTGCGGCTCGCACCGACGGTCTCCACCGACGTGGAACTGCTCGTCGCAGAGGGAACAGCGGTACTCGCCGACCCTACCTACGTACCGGAGGACATCTCGCCGCTGACGGGACCGGGCGAGCTCACGCCCGACTGGAACGACGACTGGATCCTCACAGAGCGCGAACGACTGCGGCTGCTACGCCTCAGCGCGCTCGACGCGGTGGCCGATCGGCTGCTCGACGCGGGGCGTGCCCAACTCGCGCTGCACGTCAGTCTCGCCGCCGTCCGCACTGATCCGTTGCGCGAGAGTTCTTGCCGGCAGGTCATCCGGGCACATCTCATGATGGGCAACCCGGCGCAGGCAATCGAGCAGTACGGACGCTACGCCTCGCTGTTGCACGACGAGCTGGGAGTGGAGCCCGAGCGGTCGACCCGCGACCTGCTGGTGTCCCGTTAG
- a CDS encoding thioesterase II family protein, producing the protein MKDEAAAGTRNGRWVVARQPPRARCRVLIFPPAGVGPQGVTGMVELLPATVEALVLTLPGRDSPEVSTPRATLTAVLSDTEETLAALPPLPTVALGCSVGALLAVRVAEHLTPARVCGVVVAGQSPGALRRWPLHVTSDEDLLRVIDLAGGLPAAVLADAGLRRSIVDRLAADLRLGAEAEEGFAEVRLNTPLTVLAGLDDGLVPAHSMIGWPRHTTGPCRVLMLPGGHLAFLEARHSSLVRAVLRDSCATLPG; encoded by the coding sequence GTGAAGGACGAGGCGGCTGCCGGCACACGGAACGGCCGATGGGTCGTGGCGCGGCAGCCTCCGCGCGCCCGGTGCCGGGTATTGATCTTCCCGCCCGCCGGCGTCGGTCCACAGGGCGTAACCGGCATGGTGGAGCTGTTGCCCGCCACCGTGGAAGCGCTGGTGCTGACCCTTCCAGGACGTGACAGTCCCGAGGTGTCGACACCTCGGGCAACGCTTACCGCTGTGCTGTCGGACACCGAGGAGACACTGGCGGCTCTGCCGCCGCTGCCAACGGTGGCTCTCGGTTGCAGCGTCGGCGCTTTGCTGGCCGTACGTGTCGCGGAACACCTCACCCCCGCCCGGGTGTGTGGCGTCGTAGTAGCCGGACAGTCGCCGGGCGCGTTACGCCGGTGGCCGCTGCACGTGACCTCAGACGAAGATCTACTGCGCGTGATCGACCTGGCCGGGGGCCTACCGGCTGCGGTGCTCGCCGATGCAGGGCTGCGACGTTCCATCGTGGACCGGCTCGCGGCCGACCTGAGACTCGGCGCCGAGGCCGAGGAGGGCTTCGCCGAGGTACGCCTCAACACACCGCTCACGGTGCTCGCCGGCCTCGACGACGGCCTGGTTCCGGCGCACAGCATGATCGGCTGGCCCCGGCACACCACCGGACCCTGTCGAGTGCTCATGCTGCCCGGCGGCCATCTGGCTTTCCTCGAGGCCCGCCACAGTTCTCTGGTGCGGGCTGTGCTGCGCGACAGCTGCGCCACGCTGCCGGGCTGA
- a CDS encoding phosphotriesterase, producing MNAATTVPTARGDVAADDLGDVLTHEHLFVWNPEFHRNYPATWDPGPGVERAAAELTQAYHQGVRTVIDMTVFGQGRDPELIRAVAERTPVNIVTATGIYALDGLPQVVRYRGPGAVLDMPEPLIDLMESDIRTGIGGTPVRAALVKFACEKAEPDDTLRRTVAAIAEVHHRTGVPVVAHTDPDLPNALLVLELLDKHGVAAADVVLAHAGDVVDRGYLREVAQSGAYIGCDRFGMITASEADRIDTVLWLVGAGHRDQLLLSHDCASYIDHYPETLRRQLMPDWTYSHLHLRVLPALRARGLTDVEIAGLLQANPRRLLTGQEAGARHGR from the coding sequence ATGAACGCCGCGACCACCGTGCCAACCGCACGCGGTGACGTAGCCGCCGACGATCTGGGCGACGTGCTCACCCATGAGCACCTCTTCGTGTGGAATCCGGAGTTCCACCGTAATTACCCGGCGACGTGGGATCCTGGCCCCGGCGTCGAACGCGCCGCAGCCGAACTGACCCAGGCCTACCACCAGGGGGTACGTACGGTCATCGACATGACTGTGTTCGGTCAGGGCCGCGACCCGGAGCTGATCCGGGCGGTGGCCGAGCGTACGCCCGTGAACATCGTGACGGCGACCGGGATCTACGCCTTGGATGGCCTGCCTCAGGTGGTGCGTTACCGCGGTCCCGGCGCGGTGCTCGACATGCCCGAACCGTTGATCGATCTGATGGAGAGCGACATCCGGACCGGCATCGGGGGCACCCCGGTGCGGGCTGCGCTGGTCAAGTTCGCGTGCGAGAAGGCCGAGCCCGACGACACGCTCCGGCGCACCGTCGCCGCGATTGCCGAGGTGCACCACCGCACCGGCGTTCCGGTGGTCGCACACACCGACCCGGACCTACCTAACGCCCTGCTTGTGCTAGAGCTGCTGGACAAGCACGGGGTTGCCGCCGCGGATGTGGTGCTGGCTCACGCGGGGGATGTCGTCGACCGTGGCTACCTGCGCGAGGTGGCACAGTCCGGGGCGTACATCGGATGCGACCGCTTCGGCATGATCACAGCGTCGGAAGCGGACCGCATCGATACCGTGCTGTGGCTCGTTGGCGCCGGCCACCGCGATCAGCTGCTGCTGTCACACGACTGCGCCTCGTACATCGACCACTACCCCGAGACGCTGCGCCGTCAACTGATGCCGGATTGGACCTACTCCCATCTCCATCTGCGGGTGCTGCCCGCGCTGCGAGCCAGGGGCCTGACTGACGTCGAGATCGCCGGTCTGCTCCAAGCGAATCCCCGCCGCCTGTTGACGGGTCAGGAGGCAGGCGCCCGCCATGGCCGGTGA
- a CDS encoding FAD-binding oxidoreductase, with translation MANPLPYADAAPARPRSRTGAAAAFAVGPDDPRYAFLVGRGINRRLTTKPAVVYTPAGTEQVRRAVAAALADGQRIAVRSGGHCIEALVDNADVAALIDLSRLRQVTWDPVHRAFSVGGGALLRDVYRELFLGHGVAVPGGTCPTVGVGGYVLGGGFGARSRRHGLVVDHLYGVEVVVTDGAGRVRRVVATRDTDDPHHDLWWAHTGAGGGSFGVVTRFLFRSPDASGADPSRALPRPAARSLVATVRWPWETLTEPAFTRLVTNYGAWHAEHSGVDTPFADLNSSLVLSCRAAGQVTLVCEIHGDGAEQMLDSYLSAVTAGLTVPHTRDVRSLPWLDAVYAELYTTMSPIFNRYKGKGAYLRRPYDAEQIAIAYRYLSDPAYTGRAAINLLAYGGAINAVDPAATAVAQRDSILKSYVGTAWSAADPDEQHLTWLRHFYRDLHAATGGVPMPSSATDGSYINYPDTDLANPVWNSSGVPWHALYFKGNYARLQQIKARYDPADRFRHPLSVQLPGQSEDQA, from the coding sequence ATGGCCAATCCGCTCCCGTACGCCGACGCCGCTCCAGCCCGGCCGCGCAGCCGAACCGGCGCGGCGGCCGCGTTCGCCGTCGGCCCCGATGATCCCCGCTATGCATTCCTCGTCGGCCGCGGTATCAACCGGCGGCTGACCACCAAGCCCGCAGTCGTGTACACCCCGGCCGGCACCGAGCAGGTGCGCCGGGCGGTCGCTGCTGCGCTGGCGGACGGCCAGCGCATAGCCGTACGCAGCGGTGGGCACTGCATCGAAGCTCTGGTCGACAATGCCGACGTCGCGGCGCTCATCGACCTGTCACGGTTGCGCCAGGTCACCTGGGACCCCGTGCACCGCGCCTTCAGCGTTGGCGGCGGCGCCCTGTTACGCGACGTCTACCGCGAGTTGTTCCTGGGCCATGGCGTAGCGGTGCCCGGCGGGACGTGCCCCACCGTAGGCGTGGGTGGATACGTGCTCGGCGGTGGCTTCGGTGCCCGCAGTCGCCGGCACGGCTTGGTGGTGGACCATCTGTACGGCGTCGAGGTCGTCGTCACGGATGGCGCCGGCCGGGTCCGCCGGGTCGTGGCGACCCGCGACACCGACGACCCCCATCACGACCTGTGGTGGGCGCACACCGGCGCCGGCGGCGGCTCGTTCGGGGTGGTCACGCGCTTTCTGTTCCGGTCCCCGGATGCGTCCGGCGCCGATCCGTCGCGGGCCCTGCCGCGTCCGGCCGCCCGGAGCCTCGTCGCCACGGTGCGATGGCCCTGGGAAACCCTGACCGAGCCGGCCTTCACCAGGCTCGTCACCAATTACGGCGCCTGGCACGCCGAGCACAGCGGCGTGGACACGCCCTTCGCAGACCTCAATTCGTCGCTGGTGCTCAGCTGCCGGGCGGCCGGGCAGGTGACTCTCGTGTGTGAGATCCACGGAGACGGTGCCGAGCAGATGCTCGACAGCTATCTCTCGGCGGTGACTGCCGGGCTGACTGTGCCCCACACCCGCGATGTGCGGTCGCTGCCCTGGCTGGACGCGGTTTACGCCGAGCTCTACACGACCATGTCGCCGATCTTCAACCGATACAAGGGAAAAGGTGCCTATCTGCGCCGCCCCTACGACGCGGAGCAGATCGCGATCGCATACCGGTACCTGTCCGACCCGGCATACACCGGACGCGCCGCGATCAACCTGCTCGCCTACGGAGGTGCGATCAACGCCGTGGATCCGGCAGCCACCGCGGTCGCCCAGCGCGACTCGATCCTCAAGTCGTACGTGGGTACCGCATGGTCTGCCGCCGACCCGGACGAGCAGCATCTCACCTGGCTGCGGCACTTCTATCGGGACCTGCACGCGGCCACCGGCGGGGTGCCGATGCCGTCGTCTGCCACCGACGGCTCGTACATCAACTATCCGGACACCGATCTGGCGAATCCGGTCTGGAATTCCTCCGGGGTGCCCTGGCACGCACTGTATTTCAAGGGCAACTACGCCCGGCTGCAACAGATCAAGGCCCGCTATGACCCGGCCGACAGGTTCCGCCACCCCCTGTCCGTGCAGCTGCCGGGACAGTCTGAGGACCAGGCATGA
- a CDS encoding helix-turn-helix transcriptional regulator, whose amino-acid sequence MATAERRQELAQFIRSRRDRRKPEDVGLHSGRRRTPGLRREEVATLAGVSVTWYTWLEQGRDIRVSRQVLGSLARALGLGDVERDHLFRLAGEVPPDDAAKPDDLKVLPQHELLLANLDPNPAFIVNRRFDIVAWNRGCTLLYGDLDRLSPEHRNVLWLTFHSPDVRAMAENWEIEASQTLALFRTQVGEGLSEPDVAALIATLDSTSADFHRLWRLGELAPFVPKPRVVRHPKLGEVELEYVKMHVAGEGKTLVSYLAEPGSELAARLQELVHDT is encoded by the coding sequence GTGGCCACTGCAGAGCGGCGCCAAGAGCTCGCTCAGTTCATCCGTAGCAGGCGCGACCGACGCAAGCCCGAGGACGTGGGCCTGCACTCGGGACGCCGGCGAACGCCAGGCCTACGCCGCGAGGAGGTCGCCACCCTGGCCGGCGTGAGTGTCACCTGGTACACGTGGCTCGAGCAGGGCCGCGACATCCGGGTGTCCCGGCAGGTGCTGGGCAGCCTGGCCCGCGCGCTGGGGCTCGGCGACGTGGAACGCGACCACCTGTTCCGGTTGGCGGGTGAGGTGCCGCCGGACGACGCGGCGAAGCCGGACGATCTCAAGGTGTTGCCGCAGCACGAGTTGCTGCTGGCCAACCTGGATCCGAACCCGGCTTTTATCGTCAACCGCCGGTTTGACATCGTTGCCTGGAACCGCGGGTGCACGTTGCTCTACGGCGATCTGGACCGGCTTTCGCCCGAGCATAGAAATGTGCTCTGGCTCACATTTCATTCTCCCGATGTCCGCGCCATGGCGGAGAACTGGGAAATCGAGGCGTCGCAAACATTGGCTCTGTTCCGCACCCAAGTGGGCGAAGGGTTGTCCGAGCCAGACGTTGCTGCACTCATTGCGACCCTGGATTCCACCAGCGCGGACTTTCACCGTTTGTGGCGGCTGGGGGAACTCGCGCCGTTCGTACCGAAGCCACGGGTGGTGCGACATCCCAAGCTCGGCGAGGTCGAGCTCGAGTACGTGAAGATGCACGTCGCAGGGGAGGGCAAGACGCTGGTCTCCTACCTGGCCGAGCCCGGTTCGGAACTGGCCGCCCGGTTGCAGGAGCTCGTGCACGACACCTGA
- a CDS encoding AfsA-related hotdog domain-containing protein — MSVTHLSEAAPSPPVLQPAFVRTVDRRLVHRRAVHEVFLTGGIREDERNSIAYAQLPIAHPYYLDTAPGPARYDALLLTECARQACTYVAHTQYDVPADWVLLAAVTEIELTDPGALRVGREPAELTMRMHSTPTRRAGSLRVMDTDIRLEINGTHAGFVHGSGRYLTADEYRLLRAGDGEGPRSTSMALTRAGNSVPVPARLVGRRDAGNVVLADGRQVDGGATARLDVPGDHPSIFDHALDHYPAMVLLDGAVRMTALSYALSTGSSDPDIAISRLAAEFDRFAELDAPVELTARLDRVVGNRLDAVVAVSQQGQLLCEVAVSALVTETPAGEHR, encoded by the coding sequence ATGTCGGTAACTCATCTGTCCGAGGCCGCGCCGTCGCCGCCGGTGCTGCAACCAGCGTTCGTGCGGACCGTGGACCGGCGGCTTGTGCACCGGCGCGCCGTGCACGAGGTCTTCCTCACCGGCGGCATACGCGAGGACGAGCGCAATTCCATCGCGTACGCGCAACTGCCGATTGCCCACCCGTACTACCTCGACACCGCACCCGGCCCAGCCAGGTACGACGCGCTGCTGCTCACCGAGTGCGCCCGCCAGGCCTGCACATATGTCGCCCATACCCAGTACGACGTCCCGGCGGACTGGGTGTTGCTGGCGGCAGTCACCGAGATCGAGCTGACGGATCCGGGCGCGTTGCGGGTCGGACGGGAACCCGCCGAGCTCACCATGCGAATGCACTCGACGCCCACCCGCCGAGCCGGCTCGCTGCGGGTGATGGACACCGACATCCGGCTGGAGATCAACGGGACTCATGCCGGGTTCGTGCACGGCTCCGGCCGGTACCTGACGGCCGATGAGTACCGCCTGCTGCGCGCGGGTGACGGAGAGGGGCCGCGGTCGACGTCGATGGCGCTGACGCGGGCCGGAAACTCCGTTCCCGTTCCAGCGCGCCTGGTGGGCCGTCGCGACGCGGGCAACGTCGTGCTCGCCGATGGTCGTCAGGTGGACGGTGGCGCTACCGCCCGGCTCGACGTACCCGGCGACCATCCGTCAATTTTCGACCATGCGCTCGACCACTATCCCGCCATGGTGCTGTTGGACGGCGCCGTCCGTATGACAGCGCTCTCGTATGCCCTGAGCACCGGCAGTTCTGATCCCGACATAGCCATCTCCCGGCTGGCCGCCGAGTTCGATCGGTTCGCCGAGCTCGATGCCCCGGTGGAGCTGACCGCACGACTCGATCGTGTCGTCGGCAACCGGTTGGATGCCGTCGTCGCGGTCAGCCAGCAGGGGCAGCTGTTGTGCGAGGTGGCCGTCTCAGCGCTGGTCACCGAGACCCCGGCCGGTGAGCACCGGTGA
- a CDS encoding HAD-IA family hydrolase — protein sequence MSDAGVRAVWTDFGGVCTEPVAETMKVFSARVGVAVPALQAAMLTVAREHRVTDPLAPLDTPLIGELDWARAVERVLARDFDLHVRLGDPGEAWFADRPANTAWIGFLRRLRASGLFVGMLSNMVPTWERHWRAMVAHQLTFDATVMSYQVGFRKPAHQIFTHAAAVAGVPAHACVLIDDLPANCAGAQAAGWSAIHFTDTGTAVEHLTALIDKSGVAAAAGDWSTP from the coding sequence GTGAGCGACGCCGGCGTACGAGCGGTATGGACCGACTTCGGCGGGGTGTGCACCGAGCCGGTGGCCGAGACGATGAAGGTGTTCAGCGCTCGCGTGGGTGTTGCCGTCCCTGCCCTGCAGGCCGCAATGCTGACGGTGGCCCGCGAGCACCGGGTCACCGATCCATTGGCGCCGCTCGACACCCCACTGATCGGCGAGCTGGACTGGGCGCGCGCGGTCGAGCGAGTGCTCGCTCGCGACTTCGATCTGCACGTCCGGCTCGGCGACCCCGGCGAGGCGTGGTTCGCGGACCGGCCGGCCAACACCGCATGGATCGGCTTCCTGCGGCGACTGCGCGCCAGCGGCCTGTTCGTCGGCATGTTGTCCAACATGGTGCCGACCTGGGAGCGGCACTGGCGCGCGATGGTCGCGCACCAGCTGACCTTCGACGCAACGGTGATGTCGTACCAGGTCGGTTTTCGCAAGCCGGCGCATCAGATCTTCACGCACGCCGCCGCGGTCGCTGGCGTGCCCGCGCATGCCTGTGTCCTCATCGACGACCTTCCCGCCAACTGCGCGGGTGCGCAGGCCGCGGGGTGGTCCGCCATCCACTTCACCGACACCGGTACCGCGGTCGAGCATCTCACCGCCCTGATCGACAAGTCCGGCGTCGCAGCCGCCGCCGGGGACTGGAGCACACCATGA
- a CDS encoding acyl carrier protein — MSQDIDKVQQFVAETLQTRFDIGPDDLTPGSTLRDLKIDSLGGVELSLVLKKQYGVQFVAGEISVDFTTADIAELVRQKLPEPQDAVS; from the coding sequence ATGAGCCAAGACATCGACAAGGTCCAGCAGTTCGTTGCCGAGACCCTCCAGACGCGGTTCGACATCGGGCCGGACGACCTTACCCCGGGCAGCACCCTGCGCGATCTCAAGATTGATTCTCTGGGCGGCGTGGAACTCAGCCTGGTCCTCAAGAAGCAGTACGGTGTGCAGTTCGTCGCCGGTGAGATCAGCGTGGACTTCACCACGGCGGACATCGCCGAGCTGGTCCGGCAGAAGCTTCCCGAGCCGCAGGACGCCGTCTCGTGA